From Lujinxingia vulgaris:
TGCAGCGCCTCCAGCAGCACTCGCCCCTCCCGCTCCACAAGATCGGGAAGATCGGCGCCAACCTGCGAATAATTCAACAGCGCGAGCTGGATAAAATGCGCCAGCTCGTTGTTATCCACCGAGTACGCTCGCGTCCCGATGTACGCCGCCTCCAGCGGAATGGTCGCGCCGCCGCTGAACATATCCAGCACCCGCTGCTCCCCCTCGCGCATCAGCTGCTCCACCCCGAACTTGCTCAACCCACGGCCGGCCTCACGGCAATAATCATCAATCAATTCGCGAACTTGCCCCACCTGCACATCACCCTGAATCAACGAGGTCGCCACCACCCCGCACACCGCCGCAAAGGGTCGGCGAGCCCACCAGGTAAAGATCGTATGCGGCGTCTTGCCTCGCTGGTAGCGCTCCTTTCGGCTGGCCTCACTGACCGCCTCCGAAGGAAAAAAACGCTCGATCAGGCGCACCGCCGTCGCATCCCTCGGCCCCGTGCTCTCCTGCAAGCCCAGCTCCGCCAGACTCGGCTCGCTCAGCTCCACACCCGATGACTCCTCCACCCCCGAGGAATCATCCTCCATGCCCACCAGCAGCCCCTCGCGGTCGGGAAAACTCACCCACTGCAAGCGCTCCTGACCACATCGCGGATCGAGCACCACAAAACGCGCGCCCAGAAAACCGACCTGCTCTTCTTCGGTCATCGACCTCATCCTCACCATGTTCGCCAACGTCGGTGCAGAGCCGTCCACCAGCGCCGCAGACACACCACGGCACCGACACCCTCGGGGTGTTTTTGCTCCCTTAACGTCGATCGGGGGGGCCAACCTTTGGGGCTGAGCAGCTCGGGGCGATCGTCAGCCCCTTCTCACGCGATCCGATGCAATGACGCTCAGCCAGCGCAAAGCCGGCCATTTAGTTTACACAACGCTTCAAAACGTTACAAATTCCTGCACACCGAAGGATTCATCGCCACGCTCTCTCTATGAGGGGGGATTTCGAAGAATTCGACGTCGAGGCGAATGCCACTGGCTCAAGAGGGGGACGTTGCCAGAACTTCAGGCTAAAGCTTAACTTACGCCGCCTACAAGCTTCATCTTTGCCCCCTCCCTCCCCAACTTCTGGTCCTCGGACATTCATGATCCCCCGTCGTCTCGATAAGTTCATCGCGGACTGCACCGGGCTGCCCCGGCGCGAGATCCACCGCCGTCTTCAGCACGACGCGGTGCGCATCGAGCGCCCCGCCCCCTGGGAGTCGCCTCACCCCTGGCCGGAGACGCTGATCTACGCCGACGATCGCGTCTTCTTTGAGCAGGAGCTGCTCCAACCGCGCCCCCCGTCGAGCTACTTCATGCACCACAAGCCCATGGGGGTGGTCTCCACGACCTCCTCCCCCTCGGGCGCCCCCTGCCTGGGCCCCACCCTCGACGCCCTTCCGGCGGGCACCTTTCCGGTGGGTCGCCTCGACCGCGACACCACCGGTCTGATGCTGATGACCGACGACGGCGACCTCGCCCACCTCTTGCTCCACCCGAAATTCCACATCGAAAAAGAGTACATCCTGCGCATCCCCGGCCCCCTTCACCCCGACGACCCGCGCATCGCCCGCGCCTTAGAGGGCATCGAGCTCAACGACGGCCCGGCCCGCGCGCTCCGCGCGCGCGTTGTTGCCAGCGGCGACGATCACAGCCTGCTCGGCCTGGTCGTCGATGAAGGCCGCAAACATCTGGTGCGACGCATGGCCCGCGCGCTCGATCTTCGCCTCCAACATCTGCACCGCGCGCGTATGGGCGAGCTTACATTGGGAGAACTTGCGCGCGGGGAGACGCGCGCGTTGAGCGAGGTCGAGATCGCCGCCCTCTGGCGCGCGGTCGGCGGCCACGAACGCGTGATGCGCCGGCGCCTGGGCGCCCTCTTCCGCATCGCCCGCGATCGCCGCGCCGAGGAGCGACCCGACCTCCGCCTGGAGCATTATCTGGAAGACGCCGGACAGACCATCGCCGATTCCATAAACCTTTCAACCACTTAACCCACACCACCAAAACGCAACTTCGGCCAACGCCGGCGCGCTTCTCCTCGATGCCGGAGCGGCAGCGTCGGTGAAAAGTTCCTCACCTGGCGCATTTTTTTCGATCCCCCGGAATGATTCCCCCCCTCCTTGAGCGTTATAGTCTTCGATGATGGCGAGGCTCCTTGAGGGTCTCGGGTTCGAGCTAACCCCTTGAGCCGGCGAGCAAAACTCGCCCCGACGTCGGCCCCGGGACCGGCACCCGGTGACGGCGTTCGCGATCGAGATAAATCGCGCATTCGACGTGCCGCAAAAAGGAGGTGATCCAGTGAGTAGCGACTGTACCCATACGGCTGGTGAGGTGGTGTCCTGCTAGCAGGCCCCCACGGTCTGGCGTCGTTTCTCTCGCTCCAGGCAAACCCCGTGATGGGGTCTACGAGAGAGACGCTCAGCGGCTGGTGGCCGCGACGCTAGTGGTATCTTGACACCACCGCCCCCGCGTGGATTCGGCTCGGCCGGGCCGAGAAGACCTGAGAGCATCCACGCGGGGCCTTTTTTTATCTGCCCCCCCTTTGCAGCTCGCGATTCGCCAGATGGCGTCGCGAGTTTTTGCGTTTCTTGATCAGCGCAAAACGTTCGAGTGCCAGGCAACCGGGCATGGCTCCATCAACGAAAAAACGCCCCACCCTTGCGGGTGGAGCGTCTTAAACGTCATCGATGTACCGGGCACTCAGCGCGCGTCGACCACCGCGTCGAAGATCCACTCGTAGTCATTGAGCTGCGGCAGAATCACCGAGATCTCACAGACCCCGGGAGCCTCACCCTTGAGCGAGACAGTGTTCTCGTCAGACGGCTCCACATCGAAGTTCACGCTGCCGTCGGGTCCCAGGCAGGTCTCCGGGGTGAGCACCTCCACGTTCATCCAGAGGTTGTTGCACACCGGCCAGATGTCGCCGTGGGGCGGGCGCGTGATGGGGCGCAGCACCAGCTCATCGGTAAGACCTTCGCGCAGCCGGCCTTCGGCCACATCGAAGTCGAGCACCTCCGGAGTGATCACCTGCACACCCAGCTCCGAGCGGGAGCCGGAGTGAGGCGCAATCATCGACTCCACCAACACCGCCCCGGGCTGGGTAAATGGTGAGAGGTGGAACCCCGCCTCATCGCAGCGCCCGCGCCCCGAGACCTCGTCGGGGCTCAGCTCCAGCCCGCAGGCGCGCGTCGAGCCCACCAGCATGTCCCCGCCGGAGGAATAGCGCCGAAAATCCAGCGTCACCGGCGTGCCCACAAGGTAGGCGGCGTTGGCCGTGGAGCCGCAGATATGCGCGAGCTCCGCGCGGGCCACATCGGCCACCCGGAAGGTCGTCGCGTCGCTGAAACGCTCCCCGCCCCCCTCAACCTCCACGCTCAGGCGGGCCTCACCGGCGCGCTGGCCGGAGAGCACCACCGCGTGCGGATACTCCCGGGAGACGCTCACATCGAAGATCCCCTCGGGCTCCACCGTCATCTCCACCACCCGGTCGACCTGGCGATCGTCGATGCCCTCCAGATAGAGCAACATCCCGCTGCCCACGGCCAACGGACGGTTGAACTCGGTGCTGTCATCGGCGGGCAAATAGAAGAACTGCACATTGCCCTCCTCGCCCTCCTGACGCGCGCGGTTGTCGCAGGCCGTCGTGGTCATCACGACGGCTGCGGCCGTCAACATCATCATCGCTCGGGTGCGCACGCCACTCATCGCTTACTCCTCATGCCAGGTGTTCCATCGTCAGGGCCGATGTCTCTATGACGCCGCACTCTGCCGACTATTCAACCTTTTACAACGCAAGAGGAGCACACCCGCCGCCCGGCGGCAACCCGGGTCAGATGAGGTTGTAGTTGAAGCCCAGGCTCACGATCACCAGGTTGAGCCAGTTTTTGGTGTACCCATCGCCCGGGCCGCTCGGATCCGAGGAGGTCCCGTCGGCCCCGCCGCCCAGGTAGCGCACGTTCAAAAAGGCATCGATCTCCGGCGTCACCACCACGCCGGCGCGCAGGCTGGCGTCGAGGATCGCGCCGAGCACTTCGGTGTCGGTGCTCCCGTTCACCCACTGGCCCGGAGCGTAAAAGCCGTCGATCTCGGCGCCGAACCACACGCCATTCTCCAGAGTGTGGCGCCCGCGCACCTTCAGGATCGGCACCGGCCCCACATCGCGACGCACCCGCCGCAGCGTGCCGTCGCCGCTCTCAAAGCTGATCGTCGCGTTGCGAATCTGCAAAGACGCCCCCACCCCAAGCTCGGTGCGCTCCGACTTGATCAGATCGAACATGTAGCTCGCCCGATAAAACGAGAACCCGTAGCGCAGGTTCAGAGGCGTCTCTTCGGCAAAGACCGCCCCGTCGGCCACCACCTCACGCTCGGTGAGCACCTGCGTCTGAATGTCGAGGGGCTGGTACAAAAACACCACGTTATGCCGCTCCCCGAACTTCGCCTCCACGCTCAGCCGCGCGAAGGGAAAGAGCACATCCTGGCCCCCCTCCTCCACATAGTCGAAATACGTGCCGTCCTGCCCGAACTGGATCTTGTGGTAGACCGGCGAGTTGAAGCCGAGCTCGGCCACCGTCCACACCCGGTAGCCCCGATCCGAATCCTCCGTCGCAGCCGTCTCCTGAGCGCTGGCCGTCACCGCCAGCCCCATCACCGCCGCGGCCGAGAGCCCCGTCCACACCTTTGCCATCGTTCGCCCATCACCCATCGTCGACCTCCATCAGCACGCGAAGTTCATCATCGATTCATGACCCACCACCGGGTCCGCCTCAGAGGTAAACACGGCTTTTAGCGCGGACAGCTGCGCCGGTCCGCGATCGACCTGCACCATGAAGTTGCAAAATCGCACCGCCCAATACCCGAACACTATCAACACCTTAGACGAACACCCCGGGAGCATCCCTTTCACCACGCGCCCCAGAGAACAAACCCCCCGGGCATCCAGGATGCCCGGGGGGTTCGCTGCTTAGTGCGTAGATTTTAGGTGTTCAGGAGGGCGTCAGAGGTCGCAGCCGAAGCTCTCCATGGCGCGACCGGCCTCACCGGGATTCCCGCGCGAAAACCCTGGCTGCCCGCCTCCCCGAGCAACAAACGACACATTGTTTTCCACAACCAACGTCGACTCATGACAATAGACACCATAGGAGTCTCCTCCTGCACCGCCGCCTCCATAGCCTCCCGGAGCACCTCGCCCACCTCGTCCGCCTACCCCTCCGAGATTTGGAGCAAGGTCACGGCACACCCCTTCTGAATCGCAATGTGTCTGGGCCGGGTTTCCGCCATATCCTCCATACCCCCCCAAACCACCGGAACCGCCCGCACCTCCCCCGCCTCCCAAATTTCCAATAAAAGTGCTTTCACTGATCGTTACATTCGAGCGCAACACTCGCAGCCCAAAACTCGCACCGCCGGGCGCGCCCCCTTCTCCACCAGCTCCGCCACATCCTCCAGAACCGCCTCCTCCTCCCCCGGAGCCTACCGAATAGGCCGGTGAGACATCTTTTTCATAACCTCCTCCGCCACCTGCACCTCCCCCCCCGGGAGCCCCAACCGCCCCACGACTACCAAAGCCTTCCGACGTCCACACATCATAAAAGAGCACACCACCAGCCACCCCCGCAGCACCAGCTTCACCTCGCCCCTCTGCATTATCTCCGTATGCACCATTTCCACCGGCCGGAGACGTACTCTCCCCGCGCGCTCCACCAGCTGCATCCCCGCGTGTTTGCCCGGAAGTCGGCGACAGGTAACGAAATATTCCGGAAAGATCTCTACCATAACGCCCCGACTTTCCTCCCCTTCCTCCATCCGAAACCCCGGGACACTGCTCAGTAATCGCCACTTCATTCGGCGGGACACTCGTCGTCGACGTATTTGTGTACGCATTGATACCTCGCGAACCATTAGCCCCGACATCGCCATCTTCCCCGTCTTTACCTACACTACCTGGCCCCGGACGCGCCTCCACCCGATGCAGCACAACATTGCTTCCATCAACAATAGATACCCCCACCATTGAACCGCTTTTTGTAAAATTGGCTCCTGATGAAAACACCAGACTGTCGACATACACCCGTTCCTGCACATTATATACCGACATAGTATTTACTTCGATACCCCTACCTTCAGGATAATGTATGTGTGTACGACCTGCAGGTTGACGAACCCATCCGTCAGCACGATACCCTCCGAGAATTTGGATACCACTATTAATTAGTAGACGCGCCTCAATCGGAGCATCTTCTGGAGTAGCGGCCATAACAAGTGTTTGGACATTTCGCCCCGTCGCAACTTCCAATGCCGTAGTAAAGTCATGATAAGGAGCCGCCTTAGTACCACTTCCAGAATTCCCTTGAGCATCGAAATAAACAATGGAATCACAAACATCGTCCGTTATGTTTTCAACATCGGGCATGTCACACGTTCCCGGACCGTTTTCCCCTTCACCACAAACCCGCACACCCAGGCCGCAAACACCACATGTCTCCTCGGCAGGAACGCCATCCAGACAATTGCACTCCCCGCAGAATATCGACTCCCCACACCCGTTATCGATCAGACCACAGCTGTTGGCCGGGCACTCGGTCACCGTCGGCTCGCAAACCTCCTCACACTCCCCACAATCCATCTGCTCGCCACAGCCGTTGTCGACCATCCCGCACTCGTCTGCACCGCAGACATTCGGCTCGCAGACCGGATCGTCTTCAGAATCATCATCCTCTATATCCCCCGGCTCTCCGGCGTCTTCGTCGCCCGTATCCTCATTCCCCGTATCCCCGCCCACATTATTCACTGGCGAGTCCTCGGTCGGCGTATCCCCGCACCCGCTCGCGGCCATCGACATCATGGCGACAAGCGCGATCCAGATCGTCCATCCCTTCATGTACTTTTGCATCCCTACCTCCTGAGTCGAGCCAGGATTCAGGGCCAACGACAACACACTTCCAGTGGCCTACGGCGCTCCCGGTGCCGGCGGTTTAAAGCCGCCGGCGGTTGTTTGGGTCGGATGTCGGGCACATCGCGGCGCGCGCAACGCGGCCTCAAGGCAGGGAGTACGGCAGAAGACTTCGCCCCCTGAACTATCGAGCAAAGAGTGTCGCGCGTTTGCGCATCCGATGTGTACGACGTGTCCCGACGATGCCCAAAGCGGCGCGGCGAGTAAAGAGGGTTTGTGTGTTTTCTGGGGTGGCGAAGCGTTGCGGCTGATCGTTTCTGCAGTAGTTTCAGACACTTAGCGCGCAGCCATGCGACTCACTTTTTTGCGAATCATCGCAAAAAAGTACGCCGATCCCCCACGAAAGGCGGATCCCCCTGAAGGTTCTCTGGCATTACATAGCGAGGCGACGCCGGCGGCTGACCAGCATCAGGCTCATCGCCGCGGCGAGCACCAGCGCGCCGGTGGAGCCGGCGCCACCGGCCACCGCGCAGCCGCCGCCCTCGGCGCCTTCGTTGCGCACCTGCACCGGCGCGCTCGTCTCGCCATCTCGGCCCCATGCGTCGACCCAGGTGGCGGTGATCTCGGCGTCAATCGGCTCGTACATCGTATCGAGGTCACTCCAGATAAAGGTGACCTCATCTTCCTCACCGGTGAGCACGAGCGGAAACTCGGGAAGCAAAAGCGAGCCGGGGTGTTCGCCCTCGATCGCAAAGCGAAGCCCGCCGGCATCCCGATCATAGCCTTCGACCGAGAGCGTCAGAAAGGCGGTGTCGTCGCAGCTTGTGGCCACCTCGCTGCAGCCCTCGCGCCGCGGGGTCTCAGAGCGCTTGATGCTTTCTACTTGCAGCGTCACCGCCGGCGGCAGATCGACGGGCTCGGTGGGCTCTTCCTCCAGAAACACCATCGGCTCCTGGTTCAAACCGATGGAGCAAGCCCAGGCGATGCTCACCGTCGAGAGCCCCAGCGCGCCCGCCGCCGCAAGCCCCACTGCCACCTTCTTTACCTGCGCGTTGCTCCACATACCGCCTCCCGAGAACCCGACCCAACCCATTGAGAAATAAGCACTTTCCGACAAAGCCACATGCGACGCACGCTGGCGAACTTCGCTCAGCGACGCTCCCGCAACGAAAAATTCAGGAGCACGCATTCGAGCGCGCCGTTGTAGATCGAGTACACTTTATCGGCGCGCACACCGAGTTTAAAGCCCAGCTCTTTGGAGCCCGTGAGCACCGAGGCCTGCCAGCCGCCAAAACGGCCCTTGAGCGACTCGCCAAGCTCGCGGTGGGTCTGCTCGGCTTCGCCATCGCCACCCAGGCGCTCGCCATAAGGCGCGTTCGTGACCACCAGGCCGGGGCGCGTCGCAAGCATGGGCGGAGCAATCTCGGTGACCGGGCGGCGCGAGTAGCGGATGATGGCGTCGAGCCCGGCTTTCTCGGTGTTGGCGCGGGCGGTGCGCAGGATGGAACCGTCGATGTCGGTGCCCACATAGGTGCCGAGTTTCGGGCGACCGATCTCAAAGCGCTCCTGGGCTTCGGCCAGGATTTTGGCCCAGACGAGCTCGTCGTGCTGAAGCCAGCTGTCGAAGCCAAAGCTATCGCGCACAAGGCCCGGGGCGCAGTCGGCAGCCATCAGCGCGCCTTCGATCAGAAGGGTGCCCGACCCGCACATCGGGTCAAAAAGGGGCGCGCCCTCTTTCGCGAGCTCGGGCCAGCCGGCGCGGATCAAGACGGCGGCGGCCACGTTCTCTTTCAGCGGCGCAGTCCCCGAATCCGCCCGGTACGAGCGCTTATGCAGGCTCTCGCCGGCCAGGTCGATGCTGATCGTGGCCTCATCGCGGTCGATGTGGCAGTTGATCTTCACGTCGGGCTGGCGAAGATCGACCGAGGGTCGGCGCCCGAAGCTGTCGCGAAACTGATCGACGACGGCGTCTTTGACCTTGAGCGCCCCGAACTTCGTGTGCGTGATCTCGGAGTTGCGCGAGGTGAAGTTCACCGCCAGCGTGCCGTCGACCGAGAGGTGCTCATCCCAGGCGATGGTGCGCACGCCCTCGTAGAGCGCCTCGGGGCTCGGCGCGCGAAAGCTCTTAAGCTGCAAGAGCACCGTGTTGGCCAGCCGGCTCCACATCACCGCGCGGTAGCCCACCTCAATCGGCCCCTCAAAAAACACACCGCTGACGGTCTGGCGCACCTTTCGGGCCCCCAGCCCTTTGAGCTCCTCTTCGAGGAGCAGCTCCAGGTGTTTGGGGCAGGTGGCAAAAAAGGAGTGGGTGGTGGCCATGGTCATCTCAGCAGGTGGGAAGGTGGTGAGGGGGTGGAACGCCGGCGAGCAACGCGCGCCGGGGTGAGGCTGGCAGGCTTATACAGCATCAGGCCGGCCGACGCATGTGTCGCAACCCTCCCCCGATGGCTCAACCCTCGGCCCACAGAAAGCGCCGAAAGATCAATGACTTAGAGACAACGCCTGCGCTCAAGTTACCCCGGAGCAACGATCGCCGCGCGCCGACCCCGGGTCGCTCAGCGTTGTTCTGTGGCCACCCACCAGGTGTTTCCAGCAGGGCCTTTGAAGCCGCCGCGCACATCACCGTCGGGCTTCTTCGCGGGGGCCTGCACGCCCTCGGCGCCCGCGGCCAGCGCCCGCTCGTAGGTCGCCATCGCGTCGGCCACATACACGTGCAGGTGCGCGGGCTGGGATTCCCATTCGCCCTGCGCCTCGCCCATCATCACGACGCTATCGTCGATGCGGTACTCCACATGCATCACCGAGCCGTCGTCTCGGGTGTGCTCGCGCAGGACGGTGGCGCCGAAGACGGCCTCCAGAAAACGCCCCACCTCCCGCGCGTCGCCGACGATGAGGTAAGGAGAGAGCGAAGGGTACGATTCGGGTTTGAACATGCTCATAACGAGAGCCTCCTTGTAGATGATGTGAAGTCGCGGTGGTTTAAAGCTCCTCTTCAATGTAGCGACGGGCCGTGCGGCGGTCGATCTCGGCCTGGCGCGCCACCTCCTCGTAGGTGCCGCTGCGCGCGTAGAGCAGCCGGCAGTAGGCCTGCTGAAGCTCGCGCATCGTCAGCTCCCCGGCGTCGATGCGCGCGCCGAGCTCCGCTGCGACCAGGCTGAGCTCCGGCGCTGCGGGGGCTGCCTGCCGAAGATCGCCCGTATAAGGCGCGCCCAGGAGCACGCGGCGCACCGCCTGCTCCAGCTCCCGCACGTTGCCCGGCCAGGCGTAGTCAGCAGGAAGGCTCGCGTTGAGGGAGGCGACGACCTCGTCAGAGAGCGCCTCATCGGGCTGGCCGAGGATGCGCGCCA
This genomic window contains:
- a CDS encoding MYXO-CTERM sorting domain-containing protein produces the protein MWSNAQVKKVAVGLAAAGALGLSTVSIAWACSIGLNQEPMVFLEEEPTEPVDLPPAVTLQVESIKRSETPRREGCSEVATSCDDTAFLTLSVEGYDRDAGGLRFAIEGEHPGSLLLPEFPLVLTGEEDEVTFIWSDLDTMYEPIDAEITATWVDAWGRDGETSAPVQVRNEGAEGGGCAVAGGAGSTGALVLAAAMSLMLVSRRRRLAM
- a CDS encoding pseudouridine synthase, which encodes MIPRRLDKFIADCTGLPRREIHRRLQHDAVRIERPAPWESPHPWPETLIYADDRVFFEQELLQPRPPSSYFMHHKPMGVVSTTSSPSGAPCLGPTLDALPAGTFPVGRLDRDTTGLMLMTDDGDLAHLLLHPKFHIEKEYILRIPGPLHPDDPRIARALEGIELNDGPARALRARVVASGDDHSLLGLVVDEGRKHLVRRMARALDLRLQHLHRARMGELTLGELARGETRALSEVEIAALWRAVGGHERVMRRRLGALFRIARDRRAEERPDLRLEHYLEDAGQTIADSINLSTT
- a CDS encoding VOC family protein codes for the protein MSMFKPESYPSLSPYLIVGDAREVGRFLEAVFGATVLREHTRDDGSVMHVEYRIDDSVVMMGEAQGEWESQPAHLHVYVADAMATYERALAAGAEGVQAPAKKPDGDVRGGFKGPAGNTWWVATEQR
- a CDS encoding THUMP domain-containing protein, which produces MATTHSFFATCPKHLELLLEEELKGLGARKVRQTVSGVFFEGPIEVGYRAVMWSRLANTVLLQLKSFRAPSPEALYEGVRTIAWDEHLSVDGTLAVNFTSRNSEITHTKFGALKVKDAVVDQFRDSFGRRPSVDLRQPDVKINCHIDRDEATISIDLAGESLHKRSYRADSGTAPLKENVAAAVLIRAGWPELAKEGAPLFDPMCGSGTLLIEGALMAADCAPGLVRDSFGFDSWLQHDELVWAKILAEAQERFEIGRPKLGTYVGTDIDGSILRTARANTEKAGLDAIIRYSRRPVTEIAPPMLATRPGLVVTNAPYGERLGGDGEAEQTHRELGESLKGRFGGWQASVLTGSKELGFKLGVRADKVYSIYNGALECVLLNFSLRERR